In Leptotrichia sp. oral taxon 221, the DNA window GGTTTACTAAAATTTAGTAAACTTTGCTCCTTCGGTGTTCCTTTGCTACGGAATCTCTCCAGAGGTTCGTCCAATATGAGTCCTTTTACCTGAAAGAGTCACTTCTTCGGTGTTTTGCTATATTGCAAAATCTCTTCTCATATTTTCATCCGATTAATATTAATGAACTATTGTACTAACAAAAATATATTTTTTGCTACTTTCATAATTCTTTGAAATTGTATCACTTTATTTTATAAAAGTCAATAGGAAAAAAGATTTTTAGGAACATACAAATTAACCTTAAATCCCCCATATTCACTATGTTTCATCTCAACTTGTCCATTATGGACATCCATAATTTGTTTTACAATAAGAAGCCCTAAACCGTGCTGCTGTTCTGTCGTATTTTTGTCACAAACCATATAATGTGGCGTATTATTGAGCTTTTCTAGCTCTTCATCAGAAACTCCTATTCCATTATCTTCAACACAAATTATACAATTTTTTTCATCTTCTTTTACTGAAACATAAATTGTGCAACCATTTTCATTGTGATTAATACTATTTTGAATTAAATTCGCCAAAGCTCGTTTTATCAGATTTTTGTCAACATTAACAAAGCAGGATACAAATTCATTTTTCGTCTTCCATTCTATCGGAAATTTCTCGTCAATATCCATATTCAAAAAATCAACAATTACTTGCCGAATGACTGCAACTGCATTTTCTTTTTTCTTCTCAAAAGGCTGCATATTGTATTCTAATTTTGAAGCAAGATTCAAATCATTTATTAGATTTTTTATACGCTCACTTTGTTTCAAAATAACAGAAAGTTTTTTTGCCATTTCTTCTGATAAATCTGAAGATGTTTTTAATTGACTTGCATAGCCCATTATCATTGACAATGGAGTACGAATGTCGTGGGAAACTCCTGCAATCCAGTTTGCTCGTGCCGTGTCTTTATTTCGCAGTTGTTCTCTTTGATTTTGCAAAATTTCAGAAGTTTTATTTATACTTTTTGCAAGTTCAGATAAAACGCCTTTTTCATCTATGTTTACTGGATTATCTTTTGGCAAATCCTGTATACCTTTTATTATTGGATTTACTGATTTTAAAAGTTTTGAATTTGAAAAAATGTAAATCAAAAATACAAAGAATATATTGGATAGTAAAAATATAAGAAAAAAATTAGGAACATTTTGAATTAAACGATAGTTCCAGGTAGCTGTGGAATATTTCCAGTAACTGTCTTTTGGATATCCTAATACAAGTAAATCATTTCTAATTTTTGTTGTAAAAACTGGATAGCCTTTTATGTAAGCGTGTGAAAATAGCGCTATATCGAATACCGAATATTCTTTTGGAATCTCACCTGGCAAGTTTTCTGTTTGCCATATCACTTTTTTAGAATCATTTCCAATCACAATTGCCCAAATATTTTGCTTTTTCAAATTGGAAATTTCTTTATCTGGCAAAAAATATTTTCTGTCTTTAAATTTTATCATTTTCGCTATTTCAAAAGTTTTATCTGAAGGAGAATCATCTGTCGAATATTTGAAAAATATAAATTCAAACAAAAAAATATTTAAAAATAGAAGCAAAAATATG includes these proteins:
- a CDS encoding sensor histidine kinase KdpD, which produces MKNILKLIRRFVITIILSIFLLLFLNIFLFEFIFFKYSTDDSPSDKTFEIAKMIKFKDRKYFLPDKEISNLKKQNIWAIVIGNDSKKVIWQTENLPGEIPKEYSVFDIALFSHAYIKGYPVFTTKIRNDLLVLGYPKDSYWKYSTATWNYRLIQNVPNFFLIFLLSNIFFVFLIYIFSNSKLLKSVNPIIKGIQDLPKDNPVNIDEKGVLSELAKSINKTSEILQNQREQLRNKDTARANWIAGVSHDIRTPLSMIMGYASQLKTSSDLSEEMAKKLSVILKQSERIKNLINDLNLASKLEYNMQPFEKKKENAVAVIRQVIVDFLNMDIDEKFPIEWKTKNEFVSCFVNVDKNLIKRALANLIQNSINHNENGCTIYVSVKEDEKNCIICVEDNGIGVSDEELEKLNNTPHYMVCDKNTTEQQHGLGLLIVKQIMDVHNGQVEMKHSEYGGFKVNLYVPKNLFSY